The region GCATGTGTTATTCTCTGCCACAGTGTTAGCCTGATGACTTGGTGACATCTCATCTCATCTATACTTTTCCACTTGAGTCCCTTGAGTCCATTTCGGAGTCACTGTAAAATGGTACCATCTGGTACACTAAAAACACAAGTAATCAAAAAACATGGTTTGTCAATCAATATCAAAAGTTATTTGGGAGTATTAAAGGAGACAGCCCTCTTTATATTGACAAGGAAGTACAGAGTGTCAAGTGCCAAGCATGTTCATACAAATATGTTCACAAgcacagaaacaaaaataacaaaacactgaaatacaAATTATGTTGAGGTttaaaacattgaaaagcagaAGTCCATGATCAGTAGCCCCTCTTCTCATGTTgcagcagaaataaaaacatgtattttgtaATAGCTGCTAATTTATGCTAATTTATGAGACAATAAAAAATTTCTCTTACGTATTTGTTTCATTAAACAACTCGAGTGTGAATTCTGGCttgattttttcattttaccTGCAGTGAGTCCTTTTAAATccgtatatatatgtatatgtacacacacagtatcagtcaaaagtttggacccATATTCTCATTAGTCATTTGTGGAATAGGGCATGTgggcatgtccaaacatttgactggttctgtgtgtgtgtatatatatatatatatatatatatatatatatatttttttttttttacattttattgaagtgGTCACTGCTATTTGTGTTGCATCTCTTACTCGAATGAATATAAATCCGTACAAATTAAACTCGAAACATCACAAAGTGGTCTGATAATCACTGCATTCTTCATCAAACATTCCCATAAACATTCAGATCAGCCAAGTTGGTGTAATCATCCTCATCATAGCCCtgtgaataaaagaaaaagaaataaaggcatTATTGTGTACAAGCAtttgtgcaaaatcactactcaaaatggttctggaggcagaaGGTACATAACTAGACACCAGCCAACAGATGTATTGAggggagattttcaaatactgtGCCATAAACCAATAAATCTCTGCCTAAACCGTCATGGTTTGCCTAAATGTCAGAAATGTGCAATATACTGTACactgtttcataatttgttagAAGTGTTGCAAATgtttcagtattttgttttgctttaatggaggataatgtaactcGGTGCCTCTGAAAAAGCTGCAAAATGCTCTGCTACGTCTGAGACAGATTCTGAAGTACTTTCCTCCACATTTGGGTTACGACTGCTGCCTTAGAGGAAGCTGCAGACTGTTATACAAATCCAGCTGCTTATGAGGCAGATTCTAAAGAAGTACATTTTGCACATTTGATTGCTGCATTTGAAGAAGAAGTAGAAAGACACAACATTATTATTCaagcattttataacattcTGTAGCAACTTCAGAGTCAGCAGTCATAACATAAGTGTACAGGAATATACTTcatcaaaattatttttaaattattacatttataaaatgtaaattcctatattttatgtattataaACTCTTCAGCTTCCTCTGAGATTACATTATCTTCCATTCAAGATAAACCAAATACTAAGATTTTGTAGCTCTTCCAAAAACAGacctagggttagggttaggtttttttttataaaattatattgcaCATGAACAGACGTATTATTGTTTCTTTATAAAAATACTGCTATTCAAACACAGAACATGCAGGTCATTAATTTGACACACAGCTAAATACAAAACATCTAGTAAATACTGCTAAAACAGACAATTTTCTTGTtgagatatgtgtttttaaatttctgTCTTTTTGGTCAATGCCATTTCAGAAACATGTAGATTATCGTACAACGCAGACATGTGGGTACCAGTGGTCATCTTTCACTAATTCAAAAGTATTCAGGCCAAAGTACATTTTCCCTTCAAAGAATATACATAAAGAATATAAAGAATATACACCTAGAGGTCGTTTGTGCTGCAGGCTGATCCCTTCGATAACTCCTGTAACAGTAAAATTAGGCCGTTAACATATTGATAATAcatacatgaataaataataagagtaatattattgttgttgttattattaataatattttattcataattataCATGAACTaagtaataataatcattattattattattataaaatataatcaaCCCTGCCCTCTTCCACTGaagcaataaaaaacaaactttgACACACACTATATTTATAAGATACTGAGGAACTAGTGCATCCATTCCTAACCTCAAGGCTCAACTACATCAATGCTCTTCTTGCCGGGAGTTCAAACAAGGCATTAAATAAGCTTTAATTAATTCAGAATGCAGACAGCTTGAGTGGTCACCTGAACTCACAATACACTAGCCTATTCTCTGTCTCTTACATTAGAAAAGACAACCCATAAGATAAAGCCTTTTCTCAAAGATCTGCCTTGTTGTCTCTTCAATGTCCTGCCCTGATCAGTGCTGAAGCCCGTTTACTGCAGTTCTGCCCTAGTGTGGTCCTAACCCGGCTTTCCCCATCATGCTGCCTGCTAGCATAGGACTGCATTGTCAGAATGGAAGTTAAACCAGTTTATACTGTGGAGAGTGAGCTCACACACATCTTGTAATCTCACTAATGTTTAACTTTTTTGGCAAGTATACTTAAACTATTTCATAGTTAGACATGTTCCCTTCTCCAGATCTTCTCCAAGAGAAATTCAATCCACTGACCTGATCCTAAGgagtacaaaataaaacaaaccaaaaaaaagggTCATCAAAAGTATCCAGCACAAGTATAGGTTCTGACATCCTACAAAACTGCTAAACAATTTCTTTAAATGGACAGAACATGCTCACCTGCGTGAGATTCTGGAGATATGACTGAACACTCTGTGGACACAAAACAATTACAGTCATTTGgtttgagaaaaaaataaagtatacatTCGGTGCTTAGTTATAAAATTGTATATTGTTTCAGAAACTCATACAGTTCATTTAAATAGAGCCGCTATGTGATCATCAACAAATGAAATCTCAATTACTAATGCTACTGCTGcatttacttttaaattatttgtgcCCATTACTGGTTTGAATATAGCAGCCCAACTGATATTATACAACTAATGGTTGACCACAGTGCCACAGGACTGTCCAGACTCCTCAGAATCAGTGTGTCTGCATTCGCTCACTGTCAGTAACAAAGTAGACACACTCCGTTTTCTTTTATGAAGCGATAAGATACTTGTCATCTACTGATCAAGAAATTgtcaaatgtaaaatttattttgCTGTAGGTAAAGAAAAATCGTGATTCTATAGATTGTTGGAATTCTGTTCCGATTTCTGTGCACAGTGTCACTAGAATACTAGTAGGATAAAtaactcagtgtcactgctgtgttttCCACCTTGACGTAACTTTGTCCAACTTAGCAGTAACATTATGTGTGTCAGAGCCCATGCTGGATGATCCTGAAGCTGGCTGGTTATTCACCAATGTCTTATCCACTTATAAGACAAGTTAATCAGTAAGTCCTTTGTGACCCAGTACGTACATTAGCTTTTGCATTTCTTCAAGTGTGTTTGATCCTGCTCAACAATGCACTATGTATAATACAGGAATACATATGAACAAATTAGTTCatatagaaattaaataaaaataataatttataagaCTTATTATGTTATATTACTATACATAAAATGTCCAGTGCAGCTTTGGGTGAAATTAAGAGGGTCAAATTCGAACATGACATAGAAGAACAGAATCTAAACTAAAAAGCAGaatacacagagaaagaaaatagaatGCTATGTGGTTTTCAGCTTACAAAAAATGAGAAGTGGTTTCTGCATTAATTTGAAACACCCAACTCCTGCTTGACAGACAAAATTAGACTTAAAATATTTCCAAGTTCTGCcccacatttattttttgtgattattttttggttttgtgAACTGGTTTGTTTTGCCCATATTTGGATGCATTGCAGAGAATAATGGACTCTGAGAAGATTTTTGCAACTGAATACAAACACAATTGAactattctttcattatctgcaaGACTTATCCAGAATAACTGGGCACAAGGccggggagccagtccttcacagagcgacagagcaaggctcaaacccacaaccccaggaccctggagctgcatgACAGTAACACTTCCTGTTACATCACTGTGCCATATACAGTATAGTGTCCACGGTGTAAATTAATGGTGTGAATACTGTATGGGAATTATCTTACCCATTTTCATTTCTAGACCGAAGCTCTTGGATCTGTCTCCTAAAGATTACATTTCATAAAGTATTAGATTTAAAGAAACAACAAATTCATCATAGTGTAGTATGATTACAGTGAGTAATATAAGAACAATAGCATGATGAACaagttgatttatttacatttattgatTGGTAAATAATTCACACTCACTTATATTTCTTGGTCACAAAGAAACATACTCCTCCAAATAAAAGAGCGGTTCCAGCCACAGCCAATACTGGAGCGATGATGTGTACATAACTCGTTTTCCCTTGAAAACAGACAGATGTTTCTAAAGTTAAATAAAGCCCCTGAAGATTTAAAGGAGATTTGAGCAGGTTAATcatcatttaaaacataaagATGCACTAAAGTGCAGCTCATATCAGTGTTCAggaaattaaagcttaaagtagAGCTTATGCTAGGTatgttctataaataaataaatatatatatatatatcttagcAGGATACAAATGTGACTAGGTTtgacagaggagctgatttcacTCACGCTTTATATATATGAGGATGCTTTTAAAAGACTTCAGGCCGCCATGGAAACTGACATTGCAGGTGATTTTTGTGTGATCATCCGCCTCTGTTGGCGTCACAGTTAGCAGGGATTACACCTCCCAGTTTCCATTACCGAGGGATCTGCTGCTCATCATCACTTTACCATCTTTATTACTCCAGGTGAGagtggggggagggaggggcagGTGTGCTtgacaatacattttaatgtagttGGAACTCCTTCTTCCAATGTTTCTGGTTCTTGCACTTCTGGTGGATCTGGCCGTTCtacacaaaataacaaaatgggccaataattatatcattataaaaaaatatatataaagactTACATAAAATGACACAGAATTAAATGGAAATGGTTGAAAGTGAGAATTGTATGGTTAGTGTGAATACAAGTTACATGAAGATCTATATGCTTTTTGGAGTATATTATCTAAAGATACTTTTGGCAACACAAGACTGAAACTCATGGGGTTCTGAAGACAAAATGTAGCATACTTTCAGCTCCAGAGCATTTACTTACTATTGTAATCAAGTAATAAAAGGCAGGTGCTCAGACAGGGAACAATTACTTACAggtgtaaaaatgaatttaacATCCCTACTAAAGATCATAAGTCAGGGTTCTGAAACACAACTGATTGACAATTACAAAAGTTGAGCAGACAAAATGTAAACCGTGGTCTTTAAAATGCCATAGAGACGCCTCAAGTAAACAGCAAACTATATTCAATATGTTATGCTCAAAAGGTACAAAAATCGTCTTAATATCCATTGGTGCATCTTAATTTATTTTCCCACAGGGTTAAGACAAATTTCCTGAGTTAAACTAGGATTTAGTTTGTGATTCCTGATAGCAGTTGCAAACCGAGTCATATTCAACAGAGGAAAGCATACTTACGGATCATGGTGAATAACACACATTTCTCCACAAAGGAAAATTTATCTGCCTCTATGAGTTCAGCTCTGAAACAGTACGGTCCATTGTCATGATCTTTGACTTCATCTATCtctaaagtgcagttgtgatcaGGAGCTCCCAAGTGCCCAGGCAATTTTGTGCGACCCTTGAAGTTGTCTGAAATTAGAGTTGAATCTTCATGATAgatgtttattttcttgttatCTTTTTTGTGCCAGATTCCCCTTATACGTGAAGCTGATTCTTTTTTCCCAGGATAATTGGATGTGCAGGGCACGACCACACAGGATTCAACCAGTGCTTTCATTTCAGGTACAACTTGTGCCGTCCAATCTTCAGAAAATCCAGTGGTGAAGATTGCTAGATTCAGAAAGAGAAACATATAATACACTTAAACTTttcaaaaaaaaagtttattaaaCCAAGTTTTTTACTGGACATTAGTCATTGCCAGTTACATCCAGATGTTAGGTTTCCCCAGTCAGATGACATTTTAACctttaagataagataagacacgataagataagataacatTCACAAGTCATATTCTCATTTACAATGGCAGCCGAGCAAGCAGCAAGGGGGCTACTTGAACAAAGAGGGAATAaaagggtgtgtgtggtgtgtgtgtatataagcaTTTTATTGAGTTTTATTACTGAATACAGACCTTGAAGACAAAGCCACAGAAGGACTAATATCCCCTTCATCTTcaacagtgaatataaaaaacctaaaaatgATCTGTAAATATGAGAAATAAAGAACAAATCAGTAAAATTAACTTCTGAAACTCAAAAACATTAGTATCAGTCTCTTACATATATTCAGAAAGTTACATGGAACAGGGTATGATTGTTAAATGACATAGGTGAGTCTATTTTTTGTTGACATTGCTTATGTCTTTAAAGTTTTCTGTATCCATCCTAAAATTGTCTCTGCTCACTATGTTAGACATATTTTATTTGCTGGTACACCTTATAGACACAAAGTCAAAGCTCATCTATTGCATGGTGTTTCTGGATATTTCTGGTttactattctctgtccagcaacacggctgtgtctaatccactcataccaggTTAACACACACTACCACCCCACCtccaagtcagtgtcactgcaacgtCTCAAAAAACTTGCCCTTCCAAGAAAGAGTTCCCCACCAAAACGATACAGCTGTGCTACTTTTATTAAACCTAAATAAAACCCTTTAGAGTGTGTAGAACCCTAAATAAGTACCTTATTCTTGGAAGTCTGAAAATTAGAAAATTACAAATAGCAGTGGTTCCTACAGGATATTACTGGGGACCATAAGAAATTATCAGTCTAGTCCTGGCATTACGTGCTCAAGGCAGGATTTCATCACTTTTTTGCTGgtctgtaatatttaaatagaCAGTGATAAAGATGTGGCTCAGAGACCTCCAGTAATATCAACTTTTCTATGAGAGCCTGAGAAAAAGTATTCGCAAGGTAGATAGAgcgacacatacacactcacaaagacacacacacacttcactccttcacacttgtggacaatttcgcaCAGCCAATCAATCTATCAAGCTCTCACAGACAGGTACACAAAGTGGAGAACAGACCCCGGACCctgctgtgtggcagtgatgtCTATGCATCTGTACTGccttatatacatatattttaagtaGAAACATTTCTTTTAAGAGATTACGTTTTGGTGTGGGAAACAGTTAAATGGCCACATACAGTAATCTATGGCTGCTTTCAACCCATTTGACTCAACTGAGACAGTAGCCAATTTCTCTATACGTATATCTCTCTAGACGTATATGTATAATTCTCAATACGAAGCTGTATTTAGAATTAGAAACTACAAGAAATATTTTAACCATGTCCTTGAGTTAAAATAACTTTAAGATGAATGAGATAACAACTAAAATGGCTTTATCTACGTAAACAAAATTTACTTTTAATAAATGACTAAAAGTAATTTTCATTACACTATGTTTTAGATGCCTTTGTCTGGATAAAGTCATCAGCAATTAGAGCAATACAAGTGTAACAGTCAAAACAGTCAAActgcattttatatttcatattcattACATGATTATATTCTTGCCTTCCCTGAAATCTTGGTTTTATACCTGTAAATACATATAGAACATGAAGAACTTTCTCGGTGCTGTCTGTGTGAAGGAGACCGGTGTCTGTTCTTCCGTTATGAGCTCACGCATGACCTCATCAGGTCAAAGAATGTGAAGATCCAGCCCTCAGTGTGACCCAttagttacttaaaaaaattatggcaacaaagtgacatgTAATATTATTGAGTAGATTCTAATTTTTCCGACTTTTAAGtaacattcattgaataaaCTAAGTTTAAGCAAGAAaattatgttaatgttaataaaatgcacagttaaaatgtgttggatttagtaataacatGCCTAAATTTGAATTAatatagctcaaaaatattGAGTAGGAAAGGACTATTTATCTGCGtaaacttaattaatatttactaaatatcttgcaagtattgatttacatttactaaatatcttgcaAAAATTGAGTAGCATGTAATAGGTTTCTGGAGAAAGCTTGTTTCTATTTACTGattatagtaactttacatctattcaataatatcacgtggcactttgttgccataatttttttttattttaaatctactTAATATGTCCTTTTGTGCCATGTTTGATTCAGCAGATCAatatgcataaaaataataccaggtaaacatttattcaactcTTGCTAaatttattcatacaaaaattgaaaattgataCAACTACAACAAGTATCACAGGCAGAATATATTTTGGGGATGTGATGCAAGGTCAAAACTTGTTGGTGCACTTAAATCGCAACAATGTTTTGAGACTGCACTCATTTATTACCAGATCAATTTAATTAGAATTCAGGATgcacctgcaaatagatgaaAATTAGTTTTAACTTCATAGGAAAGTGTAATGTTTTGGTGTTGGTCTTTtctattcatctatttgcaggtgcATCCTGAGTCCCAATTAGATTAACTGGGTATAATTGTTAACAAAATTTGATAtcttgtatttgaaatacattgtgtacataaaatataaacacacataacCTTGCTGTagtcaaataatttaaaccagactgtagacagtgagtggtttctattcccgctccgggtgactgtctgtgaggaattggtgtgttctccccgtgtccgcgtgggtttcctccgggtgctccggtttcctcccacagtccaaaaacacatgctggtaggtggattggtgactcaaaagtgtctgtaggtgtgtgtgtgtgtgtgtctgtgttgccctgtgaaggactggcgccccctccagggtgtattcccgccttgcgcccgatgattccaggtaggctctggacccaccacgaccctgaattggataagcagttacagataatgaatgaatgaatgaatatctaatgtttaaaagtgagctaatctggctaaaattggcagctgcaaaccctggctcactgttCAGTAACTGAGGCAAAAATCGGTGAGGCTCCTCCAACCTGTAATTGGAGAATAAAGCTTCTCACAGCTCCCTGTCCTTCACCTCTAAAAACCTGGACACAGGTCATACAACTTTATAGAAATGATTGGAATTGGAAtttcttgcttttaataaatactaattatattgtttatagtagTGCCCTCAAGTCACGCTCGAATTTGGTTTTACGTTTCAGATTCACAGCAAAAAAAGTAAACTGGGAACCATATCAGCTACAGCCTGTTTTTGAACACTACAAAATGTCCGAAACacaaattaatgtaattaaacagtgaatataacaccgtttctgacacagaaataacatcagcagtaaaaattcagagtgatctgaatggtctactttaacagaaacaaTCGGGTATATGGCGTGAAAAGAGAAAATGCGATTgggaaatagatttttttttaaacttagcagaaaaccaaagagattaaaaataaaaacaaatgtagctAGGTGTTCCTGcacaatattatgaaaacagGCATTCGGATATATTGAGTAAGGAATACAAAcataatatgtaaaatgttaaatgtttagtaaacagACGAGTCGTTGCCTCTGACTTGGTGGTGCACAGTGTTCCTCTAATTTGCTGAACTCTGAGTTCAAACGCAGCTCTATGTAGTAAGTGAGAGTGAGCTACTGCTGCAATGACCGTTTGAAAGTATAGACTGTAAAAAAATCCTGTAAAAAAACAGCCAAATTACAACAGTAAGATGCTGTTATTTGTAAAATACGGTAATACTGTAAATAGGAAATCGTTATTTACAGTATTACCGTATGTTCAGAACAAGTAAATCATTTTACTTTACAGAACAGTATTTTCTCAAATCCGCCTTCAGCTCCGCCCACACTCAGATGCTGCCGTTGTAAAAAACCCTGAGGATTACTCTTCCCTGGTGTATCATTAACAAGGTAAGCTGCCTCAGtcaaataattttttgttttgttgtgtgtggaCTTTCAGATTGAATAAAAGATTAGATGTCTCACTCAGAAAACCAGTACTACAGCATTAAGCTTTGAATGTGAGAGTTGGCTGGATTGctaatgttaatatttgtttaGTAACCTAAATCAACACGTGTTACATGTTAACTTagtacaatatatatttttttcaataattgcTCAACTGTCATTTAAAGCTGCttctctgtatttatttgtctgtGGTTCATCATTAAAAAGGTAACTGTTACCATAACGAGAGAATTTTAGTTTTCCTGCCTGGTAAAATTAtcattcataaatataaaaatcccAAATATTAGTAAAGATATTACATATAGTTTTAACCTGGCTAATGTTAGCAGCTTGATAGTGCACGTTGACTAGATGGCTAGTTTGCAAGCTAATGCTACTCCTGATTTTGTAACTATGAGTTGacagattttaaaattacagtacAATACAGTATTTTCTCAAAGCTGTTTTAGGATTGCTCTAGTATGCATCATTATTTTGAAAACCCGTTTACCATTTATTTTACCATAACCAAAAGGGTTTCCTCACTTTGCAGCAACTTTGAGTCTCTCAACACTGGGATAGCTCATGAAGTTACAGTGAAGGGCACAAAATACATGAGACATCAAAAAGAACATGTACATCTTGATTAGTGAACAAGAAGGCCTTGTAGTGGGAAAAATTAAAGTAATTCTCATTCATGAGGGTTTAGAACTACGGTTTATTACAGAGGAGCGTCAGGCTTCCTGACATGGATGCTTATAGTCTTAAACTACTAGAGAAAATGTGTTAACCGAAAGAATCTGCTAGATTACTACCTCTTGCCTGAGTATATGGTATGGGCATGCCATTACTAATTCTTCATCATTTCTTTCTGTCCTTGTACAGAGATGCCACTCTTGATTGAAGACATAAAGGCCATCATTCTCAAGACTTTGCCCAATGTTTCTGAAGAGACTTGTGTACCGCTGATCTCTATACCTCAGCATTGTGGAGTAGAAAATAAAGACGACGTACGATATGTACAAGAAGAAGATATTTGTGAAGTAATACTTGCCAGTAATTCAACTCAGGAAAACACTGGAGGCCTTCAAATTGGGTAATGTAGACCTTAAGTATATCATAAGGGTGGATCAGTGGTTTTCAGTGCTGTTCTAGACTACACTTTAAAAGATGGTTCCTCAATTGTTCTTTAATAAGGGGAATGGCTCTGTAGAACCATGTGTTTTACATAGAAACATTTCATGCTTAAATTGTTCTTTCATTACAAAATGGTTCTTCATATTGATGGGGAATGTGTTGTATGTGGTTCCATATAGAACCTTTTGAAAATGGCTCTATATAGCACCAAATAGTTATCGTCTATTGTTTCTATGTCAAACTtataacaatagaagaaccatttttggcgctatatagaaccattttcaaaAGGGCCCTACAGAGAACCACAtacaacacattctccatcaatgcAAATAACCATTTCAGCATGCAAAGAGCAAGCACTGGCTTGCACATTTTAGAGATTCCCCTGCTTGAACCACAAATTATTTAACTAATTACCACATTAACAAGCTGTTTGAGTTTAAATGGGTGTGTAAAAGCAAGGAAAAATACTTTAACTATTAAAACCTATAAAACTA is a window of Hoplias malabaricus isolate fHopMal1 chromosome 1, fHopMal1.hap1, whole genome shotgun sequence DNA encoding:
- the LOC136686209 gene encoding Schwann cell myelin protein-like, which translates into the protein MKGILVLLWLCLQAIFTTGFSEDWTAQVVPEMKALVESCVVVPCTSNYPGKKESASRIRGIWHKKDNKKINIYHEDSTLISDNFKGRTKLPGHLGAPDHNCTLEIDEVKDHDNGPYCFRAELIEADKFSFVEKCVLFTMIQRPDPPEVQEPETLEEGVPTTLKCIVKHTCPSLPPLSPGVIKMVK